Part of the Caulifigura coniformis genome, CACTTGCCTCGTTTTCCAAGCCGACCAACAACGAAAGGACTCAACGCCATGACGATCGAGATCAAACACACTCCACCTCGATAACCGAGCAGACTTTCGCCGATGAGTGAGAAGTTGTTCTCTCTGACCGGGGGAAGTGGAAGACTTCGCCAATGATCAAACCGAGTCGCTGAGCTTCGAAGACTACGACAATCTCAACTGGTGGGAGGCGAAGCTGCGAGCGTACGGCAACCTGCTCGAAGACACCGATCCGGAATCGTTCCTGAACGAAGAGCTTCGCGAAGCTGACGAGTTCCTGGACTGGATGCGCCAGCGAACGGATGTCACTCAAGTAATGATGCCTCTTCGAAGCCCGTTGACTCCACCGGCCGGGCCGTGGCATGGTCGAACCCTCAACGAAAAGGAGTTCGACCATTAAGAAAGCTCATACCCCCGCCCCGGAGCGGGAAACCGCTCACAAGCCCGCCGCCACGATCCGTGTCAGCAACCTCAAATGCGTCCTGTGGCGCAATGAAAGCGCGAAGGGGCCGTGGTACGTCGCCGACCTAGTCCGCACGTTCAAGGACGAAAGCGGCTTCCACGAAACCAACAAGGTTCCGGCCGACGACCTGCTCAAGGTCGCGTTCCTGGCGCAACAGGCGTATGCCCAACTGCAGGAGCTGAAGGCGGGCGATCGCGCCGCGTCCCAGCATGAGTTCGATGACGCCCCTCAGCCCGAGTGAACTGGCCCAGTTCACCGGCTCGACGGAATGGTTTCGGCACTCGTTCAACCGGGCGGTGATCTATACGGAGGGCGTCCGGTTCCTGGCCGCGCGAGGAGGGGCGTTCTGGCTGATCGACGCCATCGCCACGCATATCGGGAGCCGGGTCTTCAACGAGGCGGCGGCCAAGGACGACCGAATTGCCCTGATGCATTTCTGGAAGCTGGCCGTGAACCCCGATCAGTCGGCCCGGTTGACGGCCGTGCCCGACAGCGGCGAACCGCCGTTCATCGACCAGCTGGTGATGTTTACCGACTTTCCGCTGAGCGAGGTGGACGTCT contains:
- a CDS encoding DUF6876 family protein: MTPLSPSELAQFTGSTEWFRHSFNRAVIYTEGVRFLAARGGAFWLIDAIATHIGSRVFNEAAAKDDRIALMHFWKLAVNPDQSARLTAVPDSGEPPFIDQLVMFTDFPLSEVDVWAQGNGEGYTLMLPSEY